A genomic stretch from Candidatus Eisenbacteria bacterium includes:
- a CDS encoding ATP-binding protein translates to MRLSINKKVELLSVSIILFLAVALSFHFIRQGSSAVSSELNERAAVILRGLTINCEYPILVGDRESIHRLVRIALAEKDVVFCRIDGPDGKPIIEAGSRTLGPTREFVAPVVTEKTGEQEQEGVVLGVPTGIKEEIAKIHLGISLSGLNKKVADMKRAAALFAVLAILVVSLANTFLLKFLLIGPITALVRGTARIAGGDLNHRVQVKSNDEIGALALSFNKMVEDLSKTLVSRNYMNNIIKSMTDTLLVTDPEGRIRTVNRATLNLLGYSEDELIGKPICVLFREDPLDSEQITAIKSGMGMGNVEKTYVSKDGRKIPMLFTSSVMRNENGEIEGNVCVAQNITERRKAEEALLRQAEALTHSNTQLEAANAELMLLDLAKSEFVSNVSHELRTPLTAVKAYAETLLQYGSISEEKRNSFVGIILKQAERLAVLVDDLLDLSKIEAGEIKLNLTLLDVETAIEDALQSVRPAAQKKDIEIQVSLSEEGSLSGTETSPTVGNQVLADENRFDQVLVNLLNNAVKFTEPGGRVWIGSRVVQDRTGGPAIGPGAHAPGGPRYLRITVADNGIGIPAEELGSIFDKFKQVEEKTRGKPTGTGLGLSISKHLVERMGGHLWVESKMGEGSSFHFTVPLAQSDSLVTAEEVTAGAGAQSRSESV, encoded by the coding sequence ATGAGACTGAGCATCAACAAGAAGGTCGAGCTGCTCTCCGTGAGCATCATTCTGTTTCTCGCCGTCGCACTGTCCTTCCACTTCATCAGGCAGGGATCAAGTGCTGTGAGCTCCGAGCTCAACGAACGTGCGGCAGTTATCCTCAGGGGCCTGACCATCAACTGCGAATATCCGATTCTCGTTGGAGATCGGGAGTCGATTCATAGGTTGGTGAGGATCGCTCTTGCCGAGAAGGACGTCGTTTTCTGCAGAATCGACGGCCCAGACGGTAAACCGATCATCGAGGCAGGGTCAAGAACGCTCGGACCGACGAGAGAGTTCGTGGCCCCGGTGGTCACGGAGAAGACAGGAGAACAAGAGCAAGAGGGAGTAGTCCTGGGGGTCCCCACCGGCATCAAGGAGGAAATCGCAAAGATACATCTGGGAATTTCTCTTTCCGGGTTGAACAAGAAAGTGGCCGACATGAAAAGGGCGGCCGCCTTGTTCGCCGTTCTTGCAATTCTCGTCGTCTCCCTCGCCAACACCTTTCTGCTCAAGTTTCTTCTCATCGGTCCCATCACAGCGTTGGTAAGGGGCACCGCCAGGATTGCGGGAGGAGATCTCAACCACAGAGTGCAGGTCAAGAGTAACGACGAAATAGGCGCCCTCGCCTTGTCTTTCAACAAAATGGTGGAGGATCTCTCCAAAACGCTCGTGTCCAGGAACTACATGAACAATATCATCAAGTCGATGACCGACACCCTGCTCGTCACTGACCCGGAAGGCAGAATAAGGACCGTCAATCGTGCCACTCTCAACCTGTTGGGATACTCCGAGGACGAGCTGATCGGAAAGCCAATTTGTGTGCTCTTCAGAGAAGACCCGCTCGACAGTGAACAAATCACTGCTATCAAGAGCGGGATGGGCATGGGCAATGTCGAGAAGACCTACGTGTCCAAGGACGGGAGAAAGATCCCGATGCTCTTCACCAGTTCAGTGATGCGCAACGAGAACGGAGAAATAGAGGGAAACGTGTGCGTGGCGCAGAACATCACGGAACGGAGGAAGGCCGAGGAGGCTCTGTTACGACAGGCAGAAGCGCTCACGCACTCCAACACTCAGTTGGAGGCGGCGAATGCGGAGCTGATGCTACTGGACCTCGCGAAATCGGAGTTCGTGTCCAACGTGTCGCACGAACTGAGGACCCCCTTGACGGCGGTCAAGGCATACGCTGAGACCCTCCTGCAGTACGGTTCCATTTCTGAGGAAAAGCGCAACTCCTTCGTTGGAATCATTCTGAAACAGGCCGAGAGGCTGGCCGTCCTGGTCGATGATCTGCTGGATCTCTCGAAGATTGAGGCAGGTGAAATCAAGCTCAATCTCACGCTCTTGGATGTCGAGACGGCAATAGAAGACGCATTGCAGAGCGTCAGGCCGGCTGCCCAGAAGAAGGACATCGAGATCCAGGTGTCGTTGTCTGAAGAAGGATCTCTATCAGGAACGGAGACCTCACCGACGGTCGGCAATCAAGTGCTTGCCGACGAAAACAGGTTTGACCAGGTGCTCGTCAACCTGCTCAACAATGCGGTCAAGTTCACGGAGCCTGGAGGACGCGTCTGGATCGGTTCGAGGGTCGTGCAAGATCGCACGGGAGGTCCTGCGATCGGGCCTGGCGCACATGCGCCCGGCGGGCCTCGCTATCTCCGCATCACAGTCGCGGACAACGGCATTGGCATCCCGGCGGAGGAACTGGGAAGCATCTTCGACAAGTTCAAGCAAGTGGAGGAGAAGACCAGGGGCAAGCCGACGGGAACCGGCCTGGGTCTGTCCATCAGCAAGCACCTTGTGGAGAGAATGGGCGGGCACCTCTGGGTGGAAAGCAAAATGGGAGAGGGAAGCAGTTTCCACTTCACTGTCCCTCTCGCTCAGAGCGATAGCCTCGTGACTGCGGAAGAGGTGACGGCGGGAGCGGGTGCGCAATCGCGATCAGAATCTGTTTGA
- a CDS encoding ABC transporter substrate-binding protein — protein sequence MRAAVLITLCLALSVFGCCLAEQCHAAGRLAVSVIFSSDIEAYTQAWNGFRSYFDEQEVSLAVSTYNLKDQEPAMVCSEIEARGSDVVFTLGTQASRLARERIKNIPVIFCMVFNPGEFAGTNSTGVSMEIPIEARLQGIKKILPHAKNVAAVYSTETAEAYRQVFSKGSQLGLTIIGKQIDSERQLPDAIRELDYRMDCFLMLADSQLYSPASVKHLLLESLRQGFPVVGLSSHYTQAGALFSFDCDYGDLGRQAAEIASRITNGETPGAIPPLAPRKIRLSINMLAADRLGIEISSETAKRASEVFGR from the coding sequence GTGAGAGCTGCGGTACTCATAACGCTCTGTCTGGCTTTGAGTGTCTTTGGTTGTTGCCTGGCAGAGCAATGCCACGCGGCAGGCCGACTCGCGGTCTCGGTCATTTTTTCTTCCGACATCGAGGCCTACACGCAGGCGTGGAACGGATTCCGAAGCTATTTCGACGAACAAGAGGTGTCGTTGGCCGTGTCCACGTACAACTTGAAGGATCAAGAACCTGCAATGGTCTGTTCAGAGATAGAGGCGAGAGGATCCGACGTGGTTTTCACGCTGGGAACGCAGGCGTCAAGACTGGCGCGAGAAAGAATAAAGAACATCCCCGTCATATTCTGCATGGTGTTCAATCCAGGCGAGTTCGCCGGCACAAACAGCACCGGCGTCTCGATGGAGATCCCCATCGAGGCAAGATTGCAGGGGATCAAGAAAATACTCCCTCACGCCAAGAATGTGGCAGCCGTCTATTCGACAGAGACGGCAGAGGCATACAGGCAGGTCTTCTCGAAGGGCAGCCAATTGGGTCTGACCATAATCGGAAAGCAGATTGATTCTGAGAGACAGCTTCCCGACGCCATTAGAGAACTGGACTACAGGATGGATTGTTTTCTGATGCTCGCCGATTCTCAACTATATTCCCCCGCATCGGTAAAGCATCTGCTGCTCGAGAGTCTGAGACAGGGATTCCCCGTAGTAGGACTCTCGTCTCATTACACCCAGGCAGGAGCACTCTTTTCGTTCGATTGCGACTACGGCGACCTCGGTCGCCAGGCAGCAGAAATCGCGTCGAGGATCACGAACGGCGAAACGCCGGGAGCGATTCCTCCCCTGGCACCGAGAAAGATCAGGCTTTCAATAAACATGCTCGCCGCCGACAGGTTGGGAATCGAGATTTCCTCTGAGACGGCGAAACGGGCGAGTGAGGTGTTCGGTAGATGA
- a CDS encoding TonB-dependent receptor gives MKHIVAILVTLGILLLGIGVSAHDQELTAVTRAQAEEGAFPAQNTSDLTRGQTRAEPSAEDLVFMEIPVVFAASKFEQPSTEAPATVSIITADDIQRYGYRTLDEALQGVTGLYVTYDDNYRYLGVRGYSIPGDYNSRVLLLVDGMASNDDIYGSATFGTVFGVDMDQVKQIEIIKGPGSALYGTNALFAVINVVTKDAKDSDGLRVSAEYGSYDSRKGLMSYGKRHGDLDFVVAGSYANAEGQDRYFPEYDGYVDEAGIVYDGTFRNGDWDRSPSIWGKLSYKQFALRGWHKTRDKGIPTAAYWTVFNDNRTNNTDESEFLELRYAPTLDETKDLLARVYYNRYRYYGDWMLLYEGESDYYEEMGKDVAKGDWIGSELQLNWKTSARNRLTAGGEAQYHSVAQKYWDEGLLGSEYRHQYLDYNQQFDVWSLYAQDIYKLSSLSFVLGARYDNYPTFGGTTNPRVGCIYTPFDKTNIKLLYGTAFRAPSPYELYYHDGYYLMEPNESLTPERLKTTELVLEQGIARNVKALFSLYHTDLTNLIYQVVTADTGIEGDPLLQFRNVGCVQASGLEFTLDGTFSGVLTRFGYSYQETRDQHGKEQLVNSPNSSGNFSISVPILSGNEYVSAEVRYVGKRFTTSREELDPYVSTNLILFMKDLLPHIEITAKVNNVFDVSYEDPCSTEYFQTRIPQDGRSFFLKLTYRSQR, from the coding sequence ATGAAACACATTGTTGCGATTCTCGTGACTCTAGGTATCCTGCTCTTGGGAATCGGCGTCAGCGCGCACGATCAAGAACTGACTGCCGTGACCAGAGCGCAAGCCGAAGAAGGCGCCTTCCCCGCGCAAAACACGAGTGACCTCACTCGGGGACAAACCCGAGCGGAGCCGAGCGCCGAGGATCTCGTGTTCATGGAGATTCCCGTCGTCTTCGCAGCGTCAAAGTTCGAGCAGCCGAGCACCGAGGCACCCGCGACCGTCTCCATCATCACCGCGGACGACATCCAGCGCTACGGTTACCGGACGCTCGACGAAGCACTCCAAGGAGTCACAGGTCTCTACGTGACGTATGACGACAATTACAGGTACCTCGGCGTGCGAGGCTATAGCATTCCGGGCGACTACAATTCGAGAGTACTCCTCCTGGTGGACGGCATGGCATCCAACGACGACATATACGGAAGTGCAACCTTCGGCACCGTTTTCGGCGTCGACATGGACCAGGTGAAGCAAATCGAGATTATCAAGGGTCCGGGCTCGGCGTTGTACGGAACCAACGCCCTGTTCGCCGTCATCAACGTTGTGACCAAGGACGCGAAAGACTCGGACGGCCTCAGGGTCTCCGCAGAATATGGAAGCTACGATTCTCGAAAGGGCCTCATGAGCTACGGAAAGAGACACGGCGATCTCGACTTTGTCGTCGCGGGTTCATACGCGAACGCGGAGGGACAGGACCGCTATTTCCCAGAGTACGACGGTTACGTGGACGAGGCAGGAATAGTCTACGACGGAACGTTCAGGAATGGTGACTGGGACAGGTCCCCGAGCATCTGGGGCAAATTGTCCTACAAGCAATTCGCCCTCCGTGGCTGGCACAAAACGCGCGACAAGGGAATCCCCACTGCAGCTTATTGGACCGTTTTCAATGACAACAGAACAAACAACACCGACGAGAGCGAATTCCTGGAACTGAGGTACGCGCCGACACTGGATGAGACGAAAGACCTGTTGGCAAGAGTGTACTACAATCGCTATCGCTACTACGGCGACTGGATGCTGTTGTACGAAGGAGAATCGGACTACTACGAAGAAATGGGCAAGGACGTGGCCAAAGGAGACTGGATTGGTTCGGAGCTCCAGCTCAACTGGAAGACTTCTGCCCGTAACCGGCTGACTGCGGGCGGAGAGGCCCAATATCACAGTGTCGCTCAGAAGTACTGGGACGAAGGCCTTCTCGGCAGCGAGTATCGACACCAGTACTTGGACTACAACCAGCAGTTCGATGTCTGGTCCCTCTATGCCCAGGACATCTACAAACTCTCGAGTCTGTCTTTTGTTCTCGGTGCCAGGTATGACAACTATCCGACTTTTGGTGGAACCACCAATCCGAGAGTAGGCTGCATATATACTCCCTTTGACAAGACCAACATCAAGCTACTCTACGGAACGGCCTTCCGCGCTCCCTCGCCCTACGAGCTTTACTATCACGACGGCTACTATCTTATGGAACCCAATGAGAGTCTCACTCCCGAGAGACTGAAGACTACAGAGCTCGTGCTCGAGCAAGGAATCGCGCGAAATGTGAAAGCCCTGTTCTCCTTGTATCACACGGACCTTACCAACTTGATCTATCAGGTAGTAACTGCAGACACGGGCATTGAAGGAGATCCGTTGCTACAGTTCCGGAACGTCGGATGCGTCCAGGCCTCTGGTCTTGAGTTCACCCTGGACGGAACATTCTCGGGAGTTCTTACCCGGTTTGGCTACAGTTATCAGGAAACACGGGACCAGCACGGGAAAGAACAACTCGTCAATTCGCCCAACAGTTCAGGTAATTTCAGCATCAGCGTTCCCATTCTCTCCGGGAACGAGTACGTGAGTGCCGAAGTGCGCTACGTGGGAAAGCGGTTCACCACCAGCCGTGAAGAGTTGGATCCCTACGTCTCCACCAATCTCATTCTGTTCATGAAGGACTTGCTGCCGCACATCGAGATTACGGCAAAGGTGAATAACGTATTCGACGTTTCTTATGAAGATCCATGCAGCACAGAGTATTTCCAGACCAGAATTCCGCAAGATGGAAGAAGTTTCTTCTTGAAATTGACGTACAGGAGCCAACGGTGA
- a CDS encoding efflux RND transporter permease subunit: protein MFLANLSVRKSVLATILLLALVVIGIFSYLRLTIDLMPPVDFPYVTVVTVYPGAGPEEIESLVSKPIEDAISSISGLKNTWSYSQEGVSVVLAEFTLETKVDFAAMDVKEKVDAVRSNLPDDVETPTISKFDFSSSPILNLAVTSQRPIQETYEIADKTIKRELSKVNGLAQIEVVGGRKREIAVLVSKDKLKGYDLSITDVIAAIAAENLNIPGGHITEESREYGVRVTGEFESVDEIRNVRIQRTDAPPVRLSEVANVQDSFAEVRELARYNRNETVGMTLRKRSDANTVKVASGVKKTLERLKQTLPADVKIEIARDRSTFIKDMVADLNSNMITGIILTALVLFLFLHSWEGIVIAGIAMPVSVVSTYTFLYFAGFTINVMSLMGLALCVGILIANSLVVMENIYRYLHMGKGPREAAEEGTSEIALAVLASTLTNVVVFVPIAFMSGIIGQLFRQFGLTTTFATFVSLLVSFTATPMLASKLLSSRSVDKKISWHSSIPIIGKFLELLDTFFAKWDAFYEGAAASYRRGLDWTLNHRWRVIGISLGVFVVSLALVPFIGTEFFQNSDQGMLTVSVEMPVGSNLWETQKAIESVEQVVSSVPETESFFSSVGSTESELGAGGSGVNVGDVLLVLVDKRERKRSDKDIAAALRTMLAEIPGAKLTVSPASTMGGGGEKDIQIEVTGDEMPVLISVANKVVAIAQETPGTVDVDTDWRIGKPEMKLVPLREKSADYGVSTAELANLTRAFITGTVASQFRDRDEEYDIRVKLDESDRDNIEKLGSLLVRTGNGTVPVAELASITHDEGPTQIVRKNRQRMITVSANIARGTLGGLVGQLKKKTDALSLPPGYRIYYGGMAEIMGESFASLFQALILAIVLTYMLLAAMLDSYVHPFTIMLTVPLGAVGVLLALFFTGRTISIFSLMALIMLVGIVVNNAILLLDYTNTLRKKGYNLREAILEACPTRLRPIVMSNLAAAMAMLPLALGLGAGAEFRSPMAIVSIGGLVVSTVFTLFLIPTVYSLLDRFAEGKGR from the coding sequence ATGTTTCTTGCAAATCTGTCCGTTAGAAAATCTGTTCTCGCTACGATACTGCTCCTGGCGTTGGTTGTCATAGGCATCTTCTCGTATCTCAGGCTCACCATCGATCTCATGCCTCCCGTTGATTTTCCATACGTGACCGTGGTCACGGTTTATCCCGGCGCGGGCCCCGAAGAGATCGAAAGCCTCGTCTCGAAGCCCATCGAGGACGCAATCAGTTCGATCTCCGGACTGAAGAACACTTGGTCCTATTCGCAGGAAGGCGTTTCGGTAGTACTGGCGGAGTTCACGCTCGAAACCAAAGTGGACTTTGCCGCCATGGACGTCAAAGAGAAGGTCGATGCCGTAAGGTCCAACCTTCCCGACGACGTGGAGACTCCCACGATCAGCAAGTTCGACTTCAGTTCCTCCCCGATTCTCAATCTCGCGGTCACAAGCCAGAGACCCATACAGGAGACCTACGAGATCGCAGACAAGACGATCAAGCGAGAGCTTTCCAAGGTGAACGGCCTCGCGCAGATCGAGGTCGTGGGCGGGCGAAAGAGGGAGATCGCGGTCCTCGTAAGCAAGGACAAACTCAAGGGCTACGATCTTTCCATAACGGACGTCATCGCGGCAATCGCCGCCGAAAATCTGAACATTCCCGGCGGTCACATCACCGAAGAAAGCAGGGAGTACGGCGTACGCGTGACCGGCGAATTCGAGAGCGTCGACGAAATCAGAAACGTGAGGATCCAGAGGACCGATGCGCCACCCGTTCGACTGTCGGAAGTGGCCAACGTCCAGGACTCGTTCGCCGAAGTGAGGGAACTCGCGAGGTACAACAGGAACGAGACCGTGGGGATGACGCTGCGTAAAAGGTCCGACGCGAACACGGTCAAAGTCGCGAGCGGAGTGAAGAAGACTCTCGAGCGCCTCAAGCAGACGCTCCCTGCCGACGTGAAGATCGAAATCGCAAGGGACCGCTCGACGTTCATTAAGGACATGGTCGCCGACCTGAACAGCAACATGATCACCGGGATCATTCTCACGGCGCTGGTGCTGTTCCTCTTTCTCCATAGTTGGGAAGGAATAGTGATAGCAGGCATAGCCATGCCGGTTTCGGTAGTGTCTACGTACACGTTTCTCTACTTCGCTGGATTCACCATCAACGTCATGTCTCTCATGGGGCTTGCACTCTGCGTGGGAATCCTGATCGCAAATTCGCTCGTGGTCATGGAGAACATCTATCGCTACCTGCACATGGGCAAGGGGCCGCGCGAGGCCGCCGAGGAAGGCACCTCCGAAATCGCGCTCGCCGTGCTCGCCTCCACGCTCACGAACGTCGTGGTCTTCGTCCCCATTGCGTTCATGTCCGGCATCATCGGCCAGCTCTTCAGGCAGTTCGGCCTCACGACCACGTTCGCGACTTTTGTGTCGCTGCTCGTCTCCTTCACGGCGACGCCCATGCTCGCCTCCAAGCTCTTGTCGTCACGCTCCGTGGACAAGAAGATATCGTGGCATTCGTCGATCCCGATAATAGGGAAATTCCTGGAGCTCTTGGACACGTTCTTCGCGAAATGGGATGCCTTTTACGAAGGAGCCGCCGCTTCATATCGCCGGGGGCTCGACTGGACTCTCAATCACAGATGGCGAGTGATCGGGATTAGTCTGGGAGTTTTCGTCGTCAGTCTCGCGCTCGTCCCGTTCATTGGTACTGAATTCTTCCAGAACTCGGATCAGGGCATGTTGACTGTGTCGGTCGAGATGCCGGTCGGTTCGAATCTCTGGGAGACTCAGAAGGCCATAGAGAGTGTCGAGCAGGTCGTCTCGTCGGTTCCCGAGACGGAATCTTTCTTTTCTTCCGTGGGATCCACCGAGAGCGAGCTTGGAGCCGGCGGAAGCGGTGTGAATGTGGGCGACGTTCTCCTCGTGCTCGTGGACAAGAGAGAGCGCAAGAGATCCGACAAAGACATCGCCGCGGCGCTGAGGACGATGCTGGCCGAGATTCCCGGTGCCAAGCTGACCGTTTCGCCCGCCTCGACCATGGGCGGAGGCGGCGAGAAGGACATACAGATTGAAGTCACGGGAGACGAGATGCCGGTTCTCATTTCCGTCGCGAACAAGGTCGTTGCCATAGCACAGGAAACGCCGGGAACGGTGGACGTGGACACCGACTGGAGAATAGGCAAACCGGAGATGAAGCTTGTGCCGCTACGCGAGAAAAGCGCCGACTACGGCGTCTCCACCGCAGAATTGGCAAATCTGACAAGGGCCTTCATCACGGGTACGGTCGCATCCCAATTCAGAGATAGGGACGAGGAATACGACATAAGGGTGAAGCTGGATGAATCCGACAGGGACAACATAGAGAAGCTCGGCAGCCTGCTCGTCAGAACCGGCAACGGAACGGTGCCCGTGGCAGAGCTTGCCTCCATCACTCACGACGAGGGACCCACGCAGATTGTGCGCAAGAACAGGCAGCGCATGATAACCGTGAGCGCCAACATTGCGCGGGGCACTCTGGGTGGACTCGTGGGCCAGCTCAAGAAGAAGACCGACGCCCTCTCTCTGCCGCCGGGATACAGAATCTACTACGGGGGGATGGCCGAGATAATGGGTGAATCTTTCGCATCACTCTTCCAGGCACTGATCCTGGCAATAGTACTGACTTACATGCTTCTTGCGGCCATGCTTGATTCGTACGTACATCCGTTCACCATCATGCTGACAGTTCCGCTCGGTGCGGTGGGCGTGCTCTTGGCACTTTTCTTCACCGGTAGGACCATCAGCATCTTCTCCCTGATGGCGCTCATCATGCTCGTGGGCATAGTGGTCAACAACGCCATCCTGCTGCTCGACTACACCAACACGCTGAGAAAGAAGGGATACAATTTGCGCGAGGCCATACTGGAGGCGTGTCCCACGCGTTTGAGGCCTATCGTAATGTCCAACTTGGCCGCCGCCATGGCCATGCTCCCACTCGCACTGGGACTCGGAGCCGGGGCTGAATTCCGCTCGCCCATGGCGATAGTCTCGATCGGAGGCCTGGTGGTTTCTACGGTGTTCACGCTTTTCTTGATCCCCACGGTCTACAGCCTGCTGGACAGGTTCGCCGAGGGTAAGGGAAGGTAG
- a CDS encoding glucose-1-phosphate adenylyltransferase has product MDESMAVILGGGEGRRLFPLTKDRSKPAVSIAGKYRLIDIPVSNCINSDIRRIYVLTMYQSASLNAHIAKTYQFDQFSSGFVGILAAEQTARGGTWFRGTADAVRQAWFHISRQHTSYVLILSGDHLYRMDYRKFKEAHVASGAAASIAVHPVSRADASYLGIVKTGENGRIIKFAEKTQDDAQLDDMMVDTTCCGLTEEEAKQRPYLGSMGIYLFNTNVLKERLELDPEQTDFGRHVIPDAIRDIDVHAFPFEGYWADIGTVRSFYEANMDLVMPLPKFNLFDPEMPIYTHARSLPGAKLNRASVQCAVLCEGVIIEGATVRDSILGVRSRVRPGSIIESSLIMGSDFYERRSVRRPLLGVGEGTYIRRSIVDKNSSIGRGVQLVNREGVAHYDDPNEQFYVRDGIIVVVKGGVIPDGFVF; this is encoded by the coding sequence ATGGACGAAAGCATGGCTGTGATCCTCGGTGGTGGGGAAGGCAGGCGTCTTTTTCCTCTCACCAAGGATCGGTCCAAACCGGCCGTCTCGATCGCCGGCAAGTACCGGCTCATTGACATCCCGGTCTCCAACTGCATCAATTCCGACATTCGCCGAATCTACGTGCTCACGATGTACCAGTCGGCGAGCCTCAACGCACACATCGCAAAGACCTATCAGTTCGATCAATTCTCTAGCGGGTTCGTCGGCATCCTTGCAGCCGAGCAGACTGCCAGGGGGGGTACCTGGTTCCGCGGCACTGCCGATGCGGTGCGCCAGGCGTGGTTCCACATCAGCCGCCAGCATACTAGTTACGTGTTGATTCTCTCCGGCGACCACCTCTACCGCATGGATTACCGCAAGTTCAAGGAAGCACACGTGGCCTCCGGCGCAGCGGCCTCTATCGCGGTGCATCCGGTGTCGCGCGCCGACGCGTCCTACCTCGGGATTGTCAAGACCGGCGAAAACGGCCGCATCATCAAGTTCGCCGAGAAGACGCAGGACGACGCTCAGTTGGACGACATGATGGTCGACACTACTTGCTGCGGATTGACCGAGGAAGAGGCCAAGCAGCGTCCCTACCTTGGAAGTATGGGCATCTACCTGTTCAACACCAACGTCCTCAAGGAGCGACTGGAGCTCGATCCGGAGCAAACGGATTTCGGCCGGCACGTCATCCCCGACGCCATCCGTGACATCGACGTGCACGCCTTCCCCTTTGAAGGCTACTGGGCGGACATCGGCACGGTGCGCTCCTTCTACGAAGCCAACATGGATCTTGTGATGCCGCTTCCGAAGTTCAATCTCTTCGATCCCGAAATGCCCATTTACACGCACGCGCGGTCCCTGCCTGGCGCGAAACTGAATCGCGCGTCGGTCCAGTGCGCGGTGCTCTGCGAAGGCGTGATAATCGAAGGGGCAACGGTGCGCGACTCCATCCTCGGCGTGCGCTCGCGCGTTCGGCCCGGGTCGATAATCGAGAGCTCACTCATAATGGGATCGGACTTCTACGAAAGACGAAGCGTGCGCCGCCCCTTGCTCGGCGTGGGCGAAGGCACCTACATCAGGCGCTCGATCGTCGACAAGAACTCGTCCATCGGCCGCGGCGTGCAACTCGTGAACCGCGAAGGTGTGGCGCATTACGACGACCCAAACGAGCAGTTCTATGTCCGTGATGGGATAATCGTCGTGGTCAAGGGTGGAGTCATACCCGACGGGTTTGTGTTCTAG